In Halorubellus sp. JP-L1, one DNA window encodes the following:
- a CDS encoding mechanosensitive ion channel family protein, protein MLQVRAARRLFAEFFALALDASILVVVVAAIYLPGRYLLVPGLQWLLDAANVDEAFALPAVNLLRAGVILFAAFAGITVSGLASFLAATQAITAGATIAIGFASRDVLGNLVSGAFIVLDPTYNIGDWIRWNDSEGIIEDISFRVTRVHTFDNELVVVPNSELTRNAVTNPAAKDRLRVTVRFEVGEDADLDAVRRIVVEEARTHPGIDERPAPTVVVTEVVGSSIVLEGRFWIPDPARVDFERVHSDVTEAVKTRFADEDVAMPSEERELSGELGTYRVDDGQRYE, encoded by the coding sequence ATGCTCCAGGTGCGTGCGGCCAGACGGCTCTTCGCGGAGTTCTTCGCGCTCGCGCTGGACGCCTCGATCCTCGTCGTCGTCGTCGCCGCCATCTACCTCCCCGGGCGATACCTCCTCGTCCCCGGCCTCCAGTGGCTCCTCGACGCGGCGAACGTCGACGAGGCGTTCGCGCTCCCCGCCGTGAACCTCCTGCGGGCGGGAGTCATCCTGTTCGCCGCGTTCGCGGGCATCACCGTCTCCGGGCTCGCGAGCTTCCTCGCCGCGACGCAGGCCATCACGGCCGGTGCGACGATCGCGATCGGGTTCGCGAGCAGGGACGTCCTCGGGAACCTCGTCAGCGGCGCGTTCATCGTCCTCGACCCGACGTACAACATCGGCGACTGGATCCGCTGGAACGACAGCGAGGGCATCATCGAGGACATCAGCTTCCGCGTGACGCGCGTCCACACGTTCGACAACGAACTCGTCGTCGTCCCGAACTCCGAGCTGACGCGCAACGCCGTCACGAACCCGGCGGCGAAGGACCGCCTGCGCGTGACGGTGCGGTTCGAAGTCGGCGAGGACGCGGACCTCGACGCAGTGCGGAGGATCGTCGTCGAGGAAGCCCGCACGCATCCGGGGATCGACGAACGACCGGCGCCGACGGTCGTCGTCACCGAGGTCGTCGGGTCGTCGATCGTCCTCGAGGGGCGGTTCTGGATCCCGGACCCGGCCCGCGTGGACTTCGAGCGCGTACATTCGGACGTGACCGAGGCCGTGAAGACGCGGTTCGCGGACGAGGACGTCGCGATGCCGTCCGAGGAACGCGAACTCTCCGGCGAACTCGGGACGTACCGCGTCGACGACGGCCAGCGCTACGAGTAG
- a CDS encoding ferritin-like domain-containing protein, giving the protein MTTESTEELLVEGLQEMYYTENQLIDALGTLEEQTSDDAAKQGFSKHREETREHVNRLEKVFEQLDESPQEKEDMVVKAMIEEHEQFSGENEGEVLDRYNMEIGQKTEHLEIAAYGSLTSLAGKLGHDEAADVLEETLREEETALEEVTKASEQFDQQQVESE; this is encoded by the coding sequence ATGACAACAGAATCCACAGAAGAACTTCTCGTCGAAGGCCTGCAGGAGATGTACTACACGGAGAACCAGCTAATCGACGCGCTCGGGACGCTCGAGGAGCAGACGAGCGACGACGCCGCGAAGCAGGGGTTCTCCAAGCACCGCGAGGAGACCCGAGAGCACGTGAACCGCCTGGAGAAAGTATTCGAACAGCTGGACGAGAGCCCGCAGGAGAAAGAGGACATGGTCGTGAAAGCGATGATCGAGGAGCACGAGCAGTTCTCCGGCGAGAACGAGGGCGAGGTGCTCGACCGCTACAACATGGAGATCGGTCAGAAGACGGAGCACCTCGAGATCGCGGCGTATGGGAGCTTGACGTCGCTCGCGGGGAAGCTCGGGCACGACGAGGCGGCGGACGTGCTGGAGGAGACGCTCCGCGAGGAAGAGACGGCGCTGGAGGAGGTCACGAAGGCGAGCGAGCAGTTCGACCAGCAGCAGGTCGAGAGCGAGTAG
- a CDS encoding deoxyhypusine synthase: MTEDHDDEGADHDADHSGEGDGHDAEHGHAEPERETFHHDPIGHADVRGGMTVGELVEEYGHAGIGAADVHEAADVAAEMFGDEDTSVFMGLAGAMVPTGMRQVVADLVRDGYVDVLVTTGANLTHDAIEAIGGKHHHGVEGADGMSAREHDERLRDEEVDRIYNVYLPQEHFALFESHLRDEVFPEIEETVTIARLCEELGRANADVNEREGIDEDAGLAAACYEHDVPVYCPAVQDSVLGLQAWMYSQVTDFQLDATGDMTPLTDLAFDADSAGAFVVGGGVPKNFVLQTMLVSPDAYDYAVQLTMDPPHTGGLSGATLDEARSWGKLEKAARNASVYADATITLPLLVAAARERVEAE; this comes from the coding sequence ATGACCGAGGACCACGACGACGAGGGTGCCGACCACGACGCGGACCATAGCGGCGAGGGCGACGGCCACGACGCCGAGCACGGTCACGCGGAGCCCGAGCGAGAGACGTTCCACCACGACCCGATCGGGCACGCGGACGTCCGCGGCGGGATGACCGTCGGCGAACTCGTCGAAGAGTACGGGCACGCGGGCATCGGCGCGGCGGACGTCCACGAGGCCGCGGACGTCGCCGCGGAGATGTTCGGCGACGAGGACACGAGCGTCTTCATGGGACTCGCGGGTGCGATGGTGCCGACGGGGATGCGTCAGGTCGTCGCCGACCTCGTCCGCGACGGGTACGTGGACGTGCTCGTGACGACGGGCGCGAACCTCACGCACGACGCCATCGAGGCGATCGGCGGGAAGCACCACCACGGCGTGGAGGGCGCCGACGGCATGAGTGCGCGCGAGCACGACGAGCGACTGCGTGACGAGGAGGTCGACCGCATCTACAACGTCTACCTCCCACAGGAGCACTTCGCGCTGTTCGAGAGCCACCTCCGCGACGAGGTGTTCCCGGAGATCGAGGAGACCGTCACCATCGCGCGGCTCTGCGAGGAACTCGGGCGCGCGAACGCCGACGTGAACGAGCGCGAGGGGATCGACGAGGACGCGGGGCTCGCCGCGGCGTGCTACGAGCACGACGTCCCCGTCTACTGTCCCGCCGTCCAGGACTCCGTGCTGGGGCTGCAGGCGTGGATGTACTCGCAGGTCACGGACTTCCAGCTGGACGCGACCGGCGACATGACGCCGCTCACCGACCTGGCGTTCGACGCCGACTCGGCGGGCGCGTTCGTCGTCGGCGGCGGCGTCCCGAAGAACTTCGTCCTCCAGACGATGCTCGTCTCGCCGGACGCGTACGATTACGCCGTCCAGCTTACGATGGACCCGCCCCACACCGGCGGGCTCTCGGGGGCGACGCTCGACGAGGCGCGCTCGTGGGGGAAACTGGAGAAGGCCGCGCGGAACGCGAGCGTGTACGCCGACGCCACCATCACGCTCCCGCTGCTCGTCGCCGCCGCCCGCGAACGCGTCGAGGCCGAGTGA
- a CDS encoding glycoside hydrolase family 15 protein produces MPDGSYAPIEDYGVVGNLETCALVGPDGAVDWFPFPHVESPSIFAGILDADRGGRFRLAPRGAFESSQAYRDRTNVLETTFETDEGVATVTDFLPPAGLDHPKKVIYRRVACADGAATFDLEFEPAFDYARADAAFERTDRGVRAAGGEERTVLEVPDDFDLDVDADAGRATGTLDVDAGDVEWVLLRCTGAETAAADPEGALADTVSFWRDWSHGCDGAAECAFAGPWHGLVVRSGLVLKLLTHAETGAIAAAPTTSLPEDVGGVRNWDYRYNWLRDAGFTVQALSNLGHVDAASDYVQWFVELCQAKHPADVQPLYGLHGETDLDEHELDHLEGYRESRPVRVGNGAADQLQLDVYGELLLAVDELHQHDHDLSADEWDTVRGIVEHVADVWETPDAGIWEVRDGPKQFVYSKVMCWVALDRGIDLAESGGFDAPVDDWRTTREAIRETVLGRGYDDDLDAFAQTLDGSTVDATALLLPVVGFLPFDDDRVRATVRTIERRLGENDALVSRYDGDDGLPGDEGAFVLCSCWLVDALALSGRVDDARERFEALLEHVNSLGLLAEELDEETGAYLGNYPQAFSHVGLVNSALYLGWANGRDFPSAPPMAIRLGDPVTADR; encoded by the coding sequence GTGCCTGACGGCTCGTACGCGCCGATCGAGGACTACGGCGTGGTCGGGAACCTGGAGACGTGCGCGCTCGTCGGCCCGGACGGCGCCGTCGACTGGTTCCCGTTCCCGCACGTCGAGTCCCCGAGCATCTTCGCCGGCATCCTCGACGCCGACCGCGGTGGCCGGTTCCGGCTCGCGCCGCGCGGGGCGTTCGAGTCGTCGCAGGCGTACCGCGACCGGACGAACGTCCTCGAGACGACGTTCGAAACGGACGAGGGGGTCGCGACCGTCACCGACTTCCTCCCGCCCGCCGGCCTCGACCACCCGAAGAAGGTCATCTACCGGCGCGTCGCGTGCGCGGACGGGGCGGCGACGTTCGACCTCGAGTTCGAACCGGCGTTCGACTACGCGCGCGCCGACGCCGCGTTCGAGCGGACCGACCGCGGCGTTCGCGCGGCTGGCGGCGAGGAACGCACCGTCCTCGAGGTCCCAGACGACTTCGATCTGGACGTCGACGCCGACGCGGGCCGAGCGACCGGGACGCTCGACGTCGACGCCGGCGACGTCGAGTGGGTGCTGCTGCGGTGCACGGGCGCCGAGACCGCCGCAGCCGACCCCGAGGGCGCGCTCGCGGACACCGTTTCCTTCTGGCGGGACTGGTCGCACGGCTGCGATGGCGCTGCGGAGTGCGCGTTCGCCGGGCCCTGGCACGGCCTCGTCGTCCGCTCCGGGCTCGTCCTCAAGCTCCTCACGCACGCCGAGACGGGCGCCATCGCTGCCGCGCCGACGACGTCGCTCCCGGAGGACGTCGGCGGCGTCAGGAACTGGGACTACCGGTACAACTGGCTGCGCGACGCCGGCTTCACCGTGCAGGCGCTCTCGAACCTCGGGCACGTCGACGCCGCGAGCGACTACGTCCAGTGGTTCGTCGAGCTCTGCCAGGCGAAGCACCCCGCCGACGTCCAGCCGCTGTACGGCCTCCACGGCGAGACGGACCTCGACGAGCACGAACTCGATCACCTCGAGGGCTACCGCGAGTCGCGGCCGGTCCGCGTCGGGAACGGTGCGGCCGACCAGCTCCAGCTCGACGTCTACGGCGAACTCCTCCTCGCCGTCGACGAACTCCACCAGCACGACCACGACCTCTCCGCGGACGAGTGGGACACGGTGCGCGGCATCGTCGAGCACGTCGCGGACGTCTGGGAGACCCCGGACGCCGGCATCTGGGAGGTCCGCGACGGCCCGAAGCAGTTCGTCTACTCGAAGGTCATGTGCTGGGTGGCGCTCGACCGCGGTATCGACCTCGCCGAGTCCGGCGGGTTCGACGCGCCCGTCGACGACTGGCGGACGACGCGCGAGGCGATCCGCGAGACCGTCCTCGGCCGCGGGTACGACGACGACCTCGACGCGTTCGCGCAGACGCTCGACGGGTCGACGGTGGACGCCACCGCCCTCCTCCTTCCCGTCGTCGGCTTCCTGCCGTTCGACGACGACCGCGTCCGCGCGACCGTCCGGACGATAGAGCGGCGACTCGGCGAGAACGACGCGCTCGTCAGCCGGTACGACGGCGACGACGGTCTCCCCGGCGACGAGGGCGCGTTCGTCCTCTGCTCGTGCTGGCTCGTGGACGCGCTCGCGCTCTCCGGCCGCGTCGACGACGCCCGCGAGCGCTTCGAGGCACTCCTCGAACACGTGAACTCGCTCGGCCTCCTCGCCGAGGAACTCGACGAGGAAACTGGCGCGTACCTCGGGAACTACCCGCAGGCGTTCAGTCACGTCGGACTCGTCAACAGCGCGCTCTACCTCGGCTGGGCGAACGGCCGCGACTTCCCGAGCGCACCCCCGATGGCGATCCGACTCGGCGACCCCGTAACCGCCGACCGCTGA
- a CDS encoding cyclase family protein produces the protein MTLSDLTHAVADGMPVYPDTTPVEIEQTTSVAADGARAHVLTLQTHAGTHVDAPCHMRDGAPCLDALDVDDFRFDAVRVDCTDKDAREPIGVDDLPESDVAAEADLLAFATGWDEHWGTDRYRDHPYLTGDAAAWCAEHGCAVGVDGFSPDPTPSADPDRERDAEPDAYDAHAALFAADQCIVENLANLTALPDSFVLHAYPLPIAGGDGCPVRAVAEH, from the coding sequence ATGACGCTCTCGGACCTCACGCACGCAGTCGCCGACGGGATGCCCGTCTACCCGGACACGACGCCCGTCGAGATCGAGCAGACGACCTCGGTCGCCGCGGACGGCGCTCGCGCGCACGTCCTGACGCTCCAGACGCACGCCGGCACGCACGTCGACGCTCCGTGCCACATGCGCGACGGCGCGCCGTGTCTGGATGCGCTCGACGTCGACGACTTCCGGTTCGACGCGGTTCGCGTCGACTGCACGGACAAGGACGCCCGCGAACCAATCGGGGTCGACGACCTTCCGGAATCGGACGTCGCGGCGGAGGCGGACCTGCTCGCGTTCGCGACCGGCTGGGACGAACACTGGGGGACCGACCGCTACCGGGATCACCCCTACCTGACGGGCGACGCGGCCGCGTGGTGCGCCGAGCACGGTTGCGCGGTCGGCGTCGACGGCTTCAGTCCGGATCCGACGCCGAGCGCCGACCCCGACCGCGAGCGCGACGCGGAACCGGACGCGTACGACGCCCACGCCGCCCTGTTCGCGGCCGACCAGTGCATCGTCGAGAACCTCGCGAACCTGACCGCGCTCCCGGACTCGTTCGTCCTCCACGCGTACCCGCTCCCCATCGCGGGCGGCGACGGCTGTCCCGTCCGCGCCGTCGCCGAACACTGA
- a CDS encoding NAD(P)/FAD-dependent oxidoreductase, protein MHDRTSYEVVVVGGGPAGMTTALYATRLGHRTAVVEERGGRHAAVDHVHNLYGVSEDVSGRELSAHAVAQFEEYGGDYYPDSVTAIHRRDDADGRRDDADDRSDDADGRFVVTGGHSTLEAERVVLATGFSDREPAVPDLQQFSGRGLHYCLHCDAYVLGDGRVFVLGCDDHAATVAMLMLNFTADVDLLLDGDDPEWSDDTGRQLAAHPVDRVDREVVGAYAADRDATDANAVGSDADERRLGGLTFADGTERAYRGGFAVYGKEYNTSLAKSLGCDLADDGAIAVDDDHETSVDGVFAVGDVTHGQNQTVIAMGDGARAGMALHKQLRRFPLSVADADDPDADDADDADADDADDSDDDGSDDGTTHVDASAVPAVADDLRARMRLLRDRDVHAGLRGPSPNR, encoded by the coding sequence ATGCACGACCGGACGTCTTACGAGGTCGTCGTCGTCGGCGGCGGCCCCGCCGGGATGACGACCGCGCTCTACGCGACGCGACTCGGGCACCGGACGGCCGTCGTCGAGGAGCGCGGCGGCCGTCACGCCGCGGTCGACCACGTCCACAACCTCTACGGCGTCTCAGAGGACGTCTCCGGTCGGGAGCTATCGGCGCACGCCGTCGCGCAGTTCGAGGAGTACGGTGGCGACTACTACCCGGACTCGGTGACGGCCATCCACCGCCGCGACGACGCCGACGGCCGCCGCGACGACGCCGACGACCGGAGCGACGACGCCGACGGTCGGTTCGTCGTCACCGGCGGGCACTCGACGCTCGAGGCCGAGCGCGTGGTCCTCGCGACGGGATTCTCGGACCGGGAACCGGCCGTCCCCGACCTCCAGCAGTTCTCTGGGCGCGGCCTCCACTACTGCCTGCACTGCGACGCGTACGTGCTCGGCGACGGCCGCGTGTTCGTCCTCGGGTGCGACGACCACGCGGCGACGGTCGCGATGCTCATGCTGAACTTCACCGCGGACGTCGACCTCCTCCTCGACGGCGACGACCCCGAGTGGAGCGACGACACCGGACGCCAGCTCGCCGCGCATCCCGTCGACCGCGTCGACCGCGAGGTCGTCGGCGCCTACGCCGCCGACCGGGACGCGACCGACGCGAACGCGGTCGGCAGCGACGCGGACGAACGGCGACTCGGCGGCCTCACGTTCGCGGACGGCACCGAGCGTGCGTACCGGGGCGGGTTCGCCGTGTACGGCAAGGAATACAACACGTCGCTCGCGAAGTCCCTCGGTTGCGACCTCGCCGACGACGGCGCGATCGCCGTCGACGACGACCACGAGACGAGCGTCGACGGCGTGTTCGCCGTCGGCGACGTCACGCACGGCCAGAACCAGACCGTAATTGCGATGGGCGACGGTGCCAGGGCCGGGATGGCGCTCCACAAACAGCTCCGCCGCTTCCCGCTCTCGGTAGCGGACGCGGACGACCCCGACGCCGACGACGCGGACGATGCCGACGCCGACGACGCGGACGACTCCGACGACGATGGAAGCGATGACGGTACGACCCACGTCGACGCGTCGGCGGTGCCCGCGGTCGCGGACGACCTCCGCGCGCGGATGCGACTCCTCCGGGACCGCGACGTGCACGCCGGCCTCCGCGGGCCGTCACCGAACCGCTAG
- a CDS encoding PAS domain S-box protein, which yields MTDPGDSGVLDAVLDATSDGVAVVDADGRVAAVNDALVDLADADRDGVVGDDWRSLFVDPPTLDVLVDDPDDSAGVDESEPPIDGNEHAVDESERAADGDARGVDAMLANEAGERRLTIGTVEGTPASVSGSRAGDRVVLAVTDRTAAVERDRFERILESVDDGIYMLDADGRIEYVNQAALEAHDFSYDRSEVLGKFATAIMSADDVEACIDVIQSLIAADDATSEQVAVTVTDTDGTAVPAQLNLSLLPPEDGEYAGSVGVLRNVAERRRRDQMLRVLNRVLRHNLRNDMNVVLGMTQFVEAEHDGVEEYTSRIRRVASNLVELGGKANVVEELTGPNASAPEPADVVPIVEHAVDSVTDASTRDSVTVDAPASARASVPPLFEVAVENVVGNALEHDDDPRVRVAVAVDESSVRVAVTDDGPGIPSAELDALRANRETPLEHASGLGLWLTNWIVDSADGEVTYVVDDGTTVAIELPAAS from the coding sequence ATGACCGATCCGGGGGACTCGGGGGTGCTCGACGCCGTGCTGGACGCGACGAGTGACGGCGTCGCTGTCGTCGACGCGGACGGCCGCGTCGCAGCGGTGAACGACGCCCTCGTCGACCTCGCCGACGCGGACCGCGACGGCGTCGTCGGCGACGACTGGCGGTCGCTGTTCGTCGACCCGCCGACGCTCGACGTCCTGGTCGACGACCCCGATGACAGTGCCGGCGTCGACGAGAGCGAGCCGCCGATCGACGGGAACGAGCACGCGGTCGACGAGAGCGAGCGCGCGGCCGACGGAGACGCGAGGGGCGTCGACGCGATGCTCGCGAACGAAGCGGGCGAACGCCGCCTCACGATCGGGACCGTAGAGGGAACGCCCGCCTCGGTGTCCGGGAGTCGAGCCGGCGACCGCGTGGTGCTCGCCGTCACCGACCGGACCGCGGCCGTGGAGCGCGACCGGTTCGAGCGCATCCTCGAGAGCGTCGACGACGGCATCTACATGCTCGACGCCGACGGCCGCATCGAGTACGTCAACCAGGCCGCGCTCGAAGCGCACGACTTCTCGTACGACCGCTCGGAGGTCCTCGGCAAGTTCGCGACCGCGATCATGTCCGCCGACGACGTCGAGGCCTGCATCGACGTCATCCAGTCGCTGATCGCCGCCGACGACGCGACCAGCGAACAGGTCGCCGTGACGGTGACGGACACGGACGGGACCGCGGTCCCGGCTCAACTCAACCTCTCGCTGCTCCCGCCCGAGGACGGCGAGTACGCGGGCTCCGTCGGCGTGCTCCGGAACGTCGCCGAACGCCGCCGCCGCGACCAGATGCTCCGCGTCCTGAATCGCGTCCTTCGGCACAACCTCCGGAACGACATGAACGTCGTCCTCGGCATGACGCAGTTCGTGGAGGCCGAACACGACGGCGTCGAGGAGTACACGTCCCGCATCCGACGGGTCGCGTCGAATCTCGTCGAACTCGGCGGGAAGGCGAACGTCGTCGAGGAACTCACCGGCCCGAACGCGAGCGCGCCCGAGCCGGCGGACGTCGTCCCCATCGTCGAGCACGCGGTCGACAGCGTGACCGACGCCAGCACCCGGGACTCGGTGACGGTCGACGCGCCGGCGTCCGCGCGGGCGTCGGTCCCGCCGCTGTTCGAGGTCGCGGTGGAGAACGTCGTCGGGAACGCACTCGAGCACGACGACGACCCGCGCGTTCGAGTCGCAGTGGCGGTCGACGAGTCGAGCGTTCGCGTCGCCGTCACCGACGACGGCCCCGGCATCCCGTCCGCCGAACTCGACGCGCTCCGCGCGAACCGGGAGACCCCTCTGGAGCACGCGAGCGGCCTCGGGCTCTGGCTCACGAACTGGATCGTCGACTCCGCGGACGGCGAAGTGACGTACGTCGTCGACGACGGCACGACCGTCGCGATAGAACTCCCCGCCGCGAGCTGA
- a CDS encoding glycosyltransferase family 2 protein: protein MDTVTPDETSLSTRSVVSGVVAAASSAVLVAPGLVVPAYGRVFATALLAGCVLAAGRLLVATTVAAVRRDPPPVPPTVELPSVSLVVTAYNEADVLADTIAACTRVDYPADRLDVVVGYESASTDGTAAVAEAAADTHESVTAVERLAAPGGKASATNQAMTAATGDVVAVLDADQRLESDAVARAVRWFTADESVWCVKGRCLGTNPSGSLVALLATVERNLVERTEFVARDRLGGFAIFTGGQAFFRAAALDAVGRFDESILLEDLDMAYRLQRAGGRVRVDPAIVTRERNPVGVSAWWNQRKRWARGGMQVARRYLGTTLRSGPPALGARVDFAATLGALLAVPLFVLATPLLVLAPWHGYVPPAVARWLWVAVFLAPIAAAYASLTIDARDGHHRSALEYFAPPLLWPYAAVQSMVIVVAFLDEFVLRRPTRYVTSTVDDSED from the coding sequence GTGGACACCGTCACGCCCGACGAGACGTCCCTCTCGACGCGGAGCGTCGTCAGCGGCGTCGTCGCGGCGGCGTCCTCCGCGGTCCTGGTCGCGCCAGGGCTCGTCGTTCCGGCGTACGGCCGCGTCTTCGCGACCGCCCTCCTCGCGGGGTGCGTGCTCGCGGCAGGTCGCCTCCTGGTCGCGACGACGGTGGCGGCCGTGCGACGCGACCCTCCACCCGTCCCGCCGACGGTGGAGTTGCCGTCCGTCAGCCTCGTCGTCACCGCGTACAACGAGGCGGACGTCCTCGCCGACACGATCGCCGCCTGCACTCGCGTCGACTACCCCGCGGACCGACTGGATGTCGTCGTCGGGTACGAGTCCGCGTCGACGGACGGCACCGCAGCGGTCGCGGAGGCGGCGGCCGACACCCACGAATCGGTGACGGCGGTCGAGCGTCTCGCCGCGCCGGGCGGGAAGGCGAGTGCGACCAACCAGGCGATGACCGCCGCCACCGGCGACGTCGTCGCGGTACTGGACGCCGACCAGCGTCTCGAGTCCGACGCGGTCGCCCGCGCAGTCCGGTGGTTCACCGCCGACGAGTCCGTGTGGTGCGTGAAGGGCCGGTGCCTGGGGACGAACCCCAGTGGGTCGCTCGTCGCGCTCCTCGCCACCGTCGAACGCAACCTCGTCGAGCGGACCGAGTTCGTCGCCCGCGACCGCCTCGGCGGGTTCGCCATCTTCACCGGCGGACAGGCGTTCTTCCGCGCCGCCGCGCTCGACGCCGTCGGGCGTTTCGACGAGTCGATCCTCCTCGAGGACCTCGACATGGCCTATCGCCTCCAGCGCGCCGGCGGCCGCGTCAGGGTCGACCCCGCTATCGTGACGCGGGAACGCAACCCCGTCGGCGTCTCCGCCTGGTGGAACCAGCGCAAGCGCTGGGCTCGCGGCGGCATGCAGGTCGCTCGCCGCTATCTCGGGACGACCCTCCGCTCCGGCCCGCCCGCACTCGGCGCTCGCGTCGACTTCGCTGCTACGCTCGGCGCGCTCCTGGCCGTCCCCCTCTTCGTCCTCGCTACGCCGCTACTGGTACTCGCTCCCTGGCACGGCTACGTGCCTCCGGCGGTCGCTCGCTGGCTCTGGGTAGCCGTGTTCCTCGCACCGATAGCGGCGGCGTACGCGTCCCTCACCATCGACGCCAGGGACGGCCACCATCGGAGCGCCCTCGAGTACTTCGCACCGCCGCTCCTGTGGCCCTACGCCGCCGTGCAGAGCATGGTCATCGTCGTGGCGTTCCTCGACGAGTTCGTCCTCCGACGACCGACGCGCTACGTGACCAGTACGGTCGACGACAGCGAGGACTGA
- a CDS encoding universal stress protein gives MTLLVPYDGSALSKTALSRAQTFAEFTDEDLLALVVIPDEPGYAHRHDWLDPADTFDVGVVERKLTQEIRDVAPDAEVRAEFVENTEPTADTTMIVVRTIKEVAAELAVSVVFVGSQNAGKVTRPLASIGGTVADDARYDVHIVRHPDPEFADE, from the coding sequence GTGACGCTACTCGTTCCATACGACGGCTCTGCCCTCTCGAAGACCGCGCTCTCGCGCGCCCAGACGTTCGCGGAGTTCACGGACGAGGACTTGCTCGCGCTCGTCGTCATCCCCGACGAGCCCGGGTACGCGCACCGCCACGACTGGCTGGACCCCGCGGACACGTTCGACGTCGGCGTCGTCGAACGCAAGCTCACCCAGGAGATCCGGGACGTCGCGCCGGACGCCGAGGTCCGCGCGGAGTTCGTCGAGAACACCGAACCCACGGCTGACACGACGATGATCGTCGTCCGCACCATCAAGGAGGTAGCCGCCGAACTGGCGGTGAGCGTGGTGTTCGTCGGCAGCCAGAACGCGGGGAAGGTGACGCGGCCGCTCGCCAGCATCGGCGGTACGGTGGCGGACGACGCACGCTACGACGTCCACATCGTCCGCCACCCCGACCCCGAGTTCGCCGACGAGTAG